In a single window of the Labilithrix sp. genome:
- a CDS encoding VWA domain-containing protein, with amino-acid sequence MTTNTTPHQSILAEAQKGPAEKMLDLVLSSSAHLWHNRPGLDLNGTWHAKRGAKKDVLSRGTAVKPGLFVPAAVKLYERLIDIYNLNSELMARFASYALTQTEWRDLKVACAALMLVQPHAGQPIKDDDGSVGFHDDDWRAVGEAMALFYEKKSTKMLTPKAVLRIAELLETPDIAELNRIAGFADPDSKKPQLGRWKRAATRWLALREKNLPMLQGLVKAGYKETIKNIARKSGYKPETQAFFEVLGWKQKQSAGGHREVGLSGTMKLQKRERFDGLSEAEICEAIVMQKLSHKDVVGRLPKDIGLTPAIMVALLPSLSDRDLRMLTPTLEELGLMTEPEIRKRWEKAIAQATDQRALNIAKNVRSKELKSKLEEASDNAAKNAVKEATAEQPIDVMFLIDKSGSMEGAIDKSKEALSRILAGFPPEHVHIASFDTVGTVLKPKAATRAAVQHMLGGIKAGGGTMHAAALRALHASGVRIAAGHQLIVIVVGDEAGEDGAHLARAFNDFGYTVAAIAMLVNVSSGRGTTVQSCARALGVPYSEVKIDQFEDPYQVPRVLGALLEAPKLGPGASAVAAQVGWLERVLATPLLALPS; translated from the coding sequence ATGACCACCAACACCACTCCCCACCAGAGCATCCTCGCGGAGGCCCAGAAGGGGCCCGCCGAGAAGATGCTCGATCTCGTCCTCTCCTCGTCCGCCCACCTCTGGCACAACCGGCCCGGGCTCGACCTGAACGGGACGTGGCACGCGAAGCGCGGCGCGAAGAAGGACGTCCTCTCGCGCGGCACCGCGGTCAAGCCGGGGCTCTTCGTCCCCGCGGCGGTGAAGCTCTACGAGCGCCTCATCGACATCTACAACCTCAACTCGGAGCTCATGGCGCGCTTCGCGTCGTACGCGCTCACGCAGACCGAGTGGCGTGACCTCAAGGTCGCGTGCGCGGCGCTCATGCTCGTCCAGCCGCACGCCGGACAGCCGATCAAGGACGACGACGGAAGCGTCGGGTTCCACGACGACGACTGGCGCGCGGTCGGTGAGGCGATGGCGCTCTTCTACGAGAAGAAGAGCACCAAGATGCTCACGCCGAAGGCGGTCCTCCGCATCGCGGAGCTGCTCGAGACGCCCGATATCGCCGAGCTGAACCGAATCGCCGGTTTCGCCGACCCCGACTCGAAGAAGCCGCAGCTCGGCCGCTGGAAGCGCGCCGCGACGCGGTGGCTCGCCCTGCGCGAGAAGAACCTGCCGATGCTCCAGGGTCTCGTGAAGGCGGGATACAAGGAGACGATCAAGAACATCGCGCGCAAGTCCGGCTACAAGCCGGAGACGCAGGCGTTCTTCGAGGTCCTCGGCTGGAAGCAGAAGCAGTCCGCGGGAGGTCACCGTGAGGTGGGTCTCTCCGGGACGATGAAGCTGCAGAAGCGCGAGCGGTTCGACGGTCTCTCCGAGGCCGAGATCTGCGAAGCGATCGTCATGCAGAAGCTCTCGCACAAGGACGTCGTCGGACGGCTCCCGAAGGACATCGGGCTCACGCCCGCCATCATGGTGGCGCTGCTCCCGTCGCTCTCGGACCGTGACCTCCGCATGCTCACCCCCACGCTCGAGGAGCTCGGCCTCATGACCGAGCCCGAGATCCGCAAGCGCTGGGAGAAGGCGATCGCGCAGGCGACCGACCAGCGCGCGCTCAACATCGCGAAGAACGTCCGCTCGAAGGAGCTGAAGTCGAAGCTCGAGGAGGCGTCCGACAACGCGGCGAAGAACGCGGTGAAGGAGGCGACCGCCGAGCAGCCGATCGACGTCATGTTCCTCATCGACAAGTCCGGATCGATGGAAGGCGCGATCGACAAGTCGAAGGAAGCGCTGTCGCGTATCCTCGCGGGGTTCCCGCCGGAGCACGTGCACATCGCGAGCTTCGACACCGTCGGAACGGTGCTCAAGCCCAAGGCCGCCACCCGTGCCGCCGTGCAGCACATGCTCGGAGGCATCAAGGCGGGCGGAGGAACGATGCACGCAGCGGCGCTCCGCGCGCTGCATGCTTCGGGGGTCCGCATCGCGGCGGGACACCAGCTCATCGTCATCGTCGTCGGTGACGAGGCCGGTGAAGACGGCGCGCACCTCGCGCGCGCGTTCAACGACTTCGGCTACACCGTCGCGGCGATCGCGATGCTCGTCAACGTCTCGAGCGGCCGCGGAACCACGGTCCAGTCGTGCGCTCGCGCGCTCGGCGTCCCGTACTCCGAGGTGAAGATCGACCAGTTCGAAGACCCGTACCAGGTCCCCCGCGTCCTCGGTGCACTGCTCGAGGCCCCGAAGCTGGGGCCGGGAGCATCTGCGGTCGCCGCCCAGGTCGGTTGGCTCGAGCGCGTCCTCGCGACCCCGCTCCTCGCGCTGCCCTCGTAG
- a CDS encoding type II toxin-antitoxin system death-on-curing family toxin, translating to MKFDVVFVDVDEVLAAHSRVLAKDGGQDGVRDRGLLESAVMAPRTGYYNSLAELAAVYTHGIVKNHPFLDGNKRTGLTIGGAFLKTNGFPRLKLGNEWIRHIERLAAGELSRDELTALFTAAMGGDPVALE from the coding sequence ATGAAGTTCGATGTCGTGTTCGTCGACGTCGACGAGGTCCTCGCAGCTCACTCGCGCGTCCTCGCGAAGGACGGAGGCCAGGACGGTGTCCGTGATCGCGGCCTCCTCGAGTCAGCCGTCATGGCGCCTCGGACCGGCTACTACAATTCTCTCGCGGAGCTCGCGGCGGTGTACACGCACGGCATCGTGAAGAATCACCCGTTCCTCGACGGCAACAAGCGCACCGGCTTGACGATCGGCGGCGCGTTCCTCAAGACGAACGGATTTCCGCGCCTGAAGCTCGGTAATGAGTGGATCCGTCACATCGAGCGGCTCGCGGCGGGCGAGCTTTCGCGGGACGAGCTCACCGCGCTCTTCACCGCGGCGATGGGCGGGGATCCCGTCGCGCTCGAGTAG
- a CDS encoding peptidylprolyl isomerase: MANPTALCETTLGNFTVELFVDKMPITAGNWVKLAKSGFYDGLHFHRVIDGFMLQFGCPHSRDPNSPRAGTGDGPDGTIQDEHPADAKLSNEPGTLSMANTGRPNSGSCQFFVNTVHNAYLDFFTPGASKHPVFGRVIEGMDVVHKIEKVRTRSDRPIEPVQMKKITVSG, encoded by the coding sequence ATGGCGAACCCCACTGCGCTCTGCGAGACCACGCTCGGCAACTTCACCGTCGAGCTCTTCGTCGACAAGATGCCCATCACGGCGGGCAACTGGGTGAAGCTCGCGAAGAGCGGCTTCTACGACGGCCTCCATTTCCACCGCGTCATCGACGGCTTCATGCTGCAGTTCGGCTGCCCGCACAGCCGCGACCCGAACAGCCCGCGCGCGGGCACGGGCGACGGCCCGGACGGCACGATCCAGGACGAGCACCCCGCGGACGCGAAGCTCTCGAACGAGCCGGGCACGCTCTCGATGGCGAACACGGGCCGGCCGAACAGCGGCTCCTGCCAGTTCTTCGTCAACACGGTCCACAACGCGTACCTCGACTTCTTCACGCCGGGCGCGTCGAAGCACCCGGTCTTCGGCCGCGTCATCGAAGGCATGGACGTCGTGCACAAGATCGAAAAGGTGCGCACCCGCAGCGACCGCCCGATCGAGCCGGTGCAGATGAAGAAGATCACCGTCTCCGGCTGA
- a CDS encoding L,D-transpeptidase — translation MHVPIYETPDTVKKIGYLRLGTVVSRSDTPYGNANCPGGWYGIAPRGFVCSGKYASIDDYPLIVKAASVRPDTSKPLPYAYGFVRSVSPLYLRVPSRAEQKKQEYKIENHFRWFANHPEEQRVGSGANEHARELIPDAAVVPPAEDTPDGVLLGGKSNADPPPFWIENGNRAIPNVQGFDVKPESFFANMVKRHTGVSFIGTFDAGDNLDHRRFAVTVDLRLLPIDKVKPEVGSPFHGVEITPEMKLPLAFARPCDPKKRGEEMKACRRIYRKSENGKRMKRESDVIPSRAFLQLTGVREVFDDVPYYETKAGYWMRERDLAIAMTPHRWPGAAERGEKWIDVAIVDEVLVMWEGKKPVFTTLVSAGQDGVKDPKNSKATIRGFFRLKSKHITATMDSGERSSVSGGAPPDPNAGEAAAADDQHDTSFELRDVPYVQYFHEGYAIHSAYWHDRFGIPRSHGCINLAPIDAMRVFRFTDPPVPDGWHGVQIDPNKGTVVIVHP, via the coding sequence ATGCACGTGCCGATCTACGAGACCCCCGACACGGTGAAGAAGATCGGATACCTCCGCCTCGGCACCGTCGTCTCGCGCAGCGACACGCCGTACGGCAACGCGAACTGCCCCGGCGGCTGGTACGGCATCGCCCCCCGCGGCTTCGTGTGTAGCGGGAAATATGCGTCTATCGATGATTATCCGCTTATCGTGAAAGCAGCGAGCGTGCGGCCCGACACGTCGAAGCCGCTCCCGTACGCCTACGGCTTCGTCCGCTCGGTGTCGCCGCTCTACCTCCGCGTGCCGTCGCGCGCCGAGCAGAAGAAGCAGGAGTACAAGATCGAGAACCACTTCCGCTGGTTCGCGAACCACCCCGAGGAGCAGCGCGTCGGCAGCGGCGCGAACGAGCACGCGCGCGAGCTCATCCCCGACGCCGCGGTGGTGCCGCCGGCGGAGGACACGCCGGACGGAGTCCTCCTCGGCGGCAAGTCGAACGCGGACCCGCCGCCGTTCTGGATCGAGAACGGCAACCGCGCGATCCCGAACGTGCAGGGCTTCGACGTGAAGCCGGAGTCGTTCTTCGCGAACATGGTGAAGCGCCACACCGGCGTGTCCTTCATCGGCACCTTCGACGCGGGCGACAACCTCGATCATCGTCGCTTCGCCGTCACCGTCGACCTGCGCCTCCTCCCGATCGACAAGGTGAAGCCCGAGGTCGGGTCGCCGTTCCACGGCGTCGAGATCACGCCCGAGATGAAGCTGCCGCTCGCCTTCGCGCGGCCGTGCGATCCGAAGAAGCGCGGCGAGGAGATGAAGGCGTGCCGACGCATCTATCGGAAGTCGGAGAACGGCAAGCGGATGAAGCGCGAGAGCGACGTCATCCCGTCGCGCGCGTTCCTCCAGCTCACGGGGGTGCGGGAGGTGTTCGACGACGTCCCCTACTACGAGACGAAGGCGGGCTACTGGATGCGCGAGCGCGACCTCGCGATCGCGATGACGCCGCATCGCTGGCCCGGCGCGGCGGAGCGCGGCGAGAAGTGGATCGACGTCGCGATCGTGGACGAGGTCCTCGTCATGTGGGAGGGCAAAAAGCCCGTCTTCACGACGCTGGTCTCGGCCGGGCAGGACGGCGTGAAGGATCCGAAGAACTCGAAGGCGACGATCCGCGGCTTCTTCCGCCTCAAGAGCAAGCACATCACGGCGACGATGGACTCGGGCGAGCGCTCGTCGGTCTCGGGCGGCGCGCCGCCGGATCCGAACGCGGGCGAAGCGGCGGCGGCGGACGACCAGCACGACACCTCCTTCGAGCTGCGCGACGTCCCCTACGTCCAGTACTTCCACGAGGGCTACGCCATCCACAGCGCCTACTGGCATGACCGGTTCGGGATCCCACGCAGCCACGGGTGCATCAACCTGGCGCCCATCGACGCGATGCGCGTGTTCCGCTTCACGGACCCGCCGGTCCCCGACGGCTGGCACGGCGTGCAGATCGATCCGAACAAGGGGACGGTCGTCATCGTCCACCCGTAA
- a CDS encoding MFS transporter has translation MSAASKTDLESKIDDPAPAPPEPPHTEEKLSFRETIKTFRKVFYMCCTIEMFERFAYYGTRQVVGIYIAQADDPGGLHFTQAQKGTIFFYWALMQSLIPMVSGGFSDRYGYKKTIAISTLTTIAGYSLMGTQRTFGGFLAGCLVLAFGTGIFKPGIQGTLAQTMTKRNSSVGWGLFYWLVNVGSFFGPMYAAFMRGRGWNYVFFGSVVVVALNLPMLLTYKEQDSGADKTKKLGRVIVDTLANFFLNPRLILVVALFSGFWMLLYQLWDLMPNFYTDWVDSLSFVEKNKGWLPSSWIFDKDIRGLQLKQEVALSLNAALVVCFVIPMSYAVARLRVMTSITIGVLIATTGTIIYGTSPSLYVVALGVVCFSLGEMLTGPKKTEFFSLIAPQGKKALYLGYVNIPVAIGQAVGAKIAAWQYGSHGEKAMLSLRYMVENKLVAPEGTWDGDPASLPDFTGIERTDAFARLVKELGQDPNQVQKMLWDTYQPYQVWYAFVVIGFCSLIGIITFSQLSKRWKDMNV, from the coding sequence ATGTCTGCCGCTTCGAAGACCGACCTCGAATCGAAGATCGACGACCCCGCGCCCGCCCCGCCGGAGCCGCCGCACACCGAGGAGAAGCTCTCCTTCCGCGAGACGATCAAGACCTTTCGCAAGGTCTTCTACATGTGCTGCACGATCGAGATGTTCGAGCGCTTCGCGTACTACGGCACGCGACAGGTCGTCGGGATCTACATCGCGCAGGCGGACGATCCGGGCGGGCTCCACTTCACGCAGGCGCAGAAGGGCACCATCTTCTTTTACTGGGCGCTGATGCAGTCGCTCATCCCGATGGTGAGCGGCGGCTTCTCCGATCGCTACGGCTACAAGAAGACGATCGCGATCTCCACGCTGACGACCATCGCCGGCTACTCGTTGATGGGCACGCAGCGCACGTTCGGCGGCTTCCTCGCCGGCTGCCTCGTCCTCGCGTTCGGCACCGGCATCTTCAAGCCCGGCATCCAGGGAACGCTCGCGCAGACGATGACGAAGCGGAACTCCAGCGTCGGCTGGGGCCTCTTCTACTGGCTCGTCAACGTCGGCTCCTTCTTCGGCCCGATGTACGCCGCCTTCATGCGCGGCCGCGGGTGGAACTACGTCTTCTTCGGGTCGGTCGTCGTCGTCGCGCTGAACCTGCCGATGCTCCTCACGTACAAGGAGCAGGACTCGGGCGCGGACAAGACGAAGAAGCTGGGGCGCGTCATCGTCGACACGCTCGCGAACTTCTTCCTGAACCCCCGCCTCATCCTCGTCGTCGCGCTCTTCAGCGGGTTCTGGATGCTGCTCTACCAGCTCTGGGATCTGATGCCGAACTTCTACACCGACTGGGTCGACTCGCTCTCGTTCGTGGAGAAGAACAAAGGCTGGCTCCCGTCGAGCTGGATCTTCGACAAGGACATCCGCGGGCTGCAGCTCAAACAGGAGGTCGCGCTCTCGCTCAACGCCGCGCTCGTCGTGTGCTTCGTCATCCCGATGTCGTACGCGGTCGCGCGCCTCCGCGTCATGACGTCGATCACGATCGGCGTCCTCATCGCGACGACGGGCACGATCATCTACGGCACGTCGCCGAGCCTCTACGTCGTCGCGCTCGGCGTCGTCTGCTTCTCGCTCGGCGAGATGCTCACCGGCCCGAAGAAGACGGAGTTCTTCTCCCTCATCGCGCCGCAGGGGAAGAAGGCGCTCTACCTCGGCTACGTCAACATCCCGGTCGCGATCGGCCAGGCCGTCGGCGCCAAGATCGCGGCGTGGCAGTACGGCTCGCACGGCGAGAAGGCGATGCTCTCGCTCCGCTACATGGTCGAAAACAAGCTCGTCGCGCCGGAGGGCACGTGGGACGGCGATCCGGCGAGCCTCCCCGACTTCACCGGCATCGAGCGCACCGACGCGTTCGCGCGCCTCGTGAAGGAGCTCGGCCAGGACCCCAACCAGGTCCAGAAGATGCTCTGGGACACGTACCAGCCGTACCAGGTCTGGTACGCGTTCGTGGTCATCGGCTTCTGCTCCCTCATCGGCATCATCACGTTCTCCCAACTCAGCAAGCGCTGGAAGGACATGAACGTCTGA
- a CDS encoding FHA domain-containing protein, producing the protein MLELIEGVVVFSPERERETRAYGERPRVAFLAASEKRFGEQPSPIERAVRADAYASDRAMLAAAIAYARSEDRAARRAGPLRLVYVGSLGEERVTAKTPLGHTVIVRGRIMIGRADGCAICLRQGAHSDQNTTARWHAVVERTERGTLLVTDQRSTQGTWVRDLSIREPTEVAPGEEIAIACGHRLRIEGA; encoded by the coding sequence ATGCTCGAGCTGATCGAAGGGGTCGTCGTGTTCTCGCCGGAGCGGGAGCGCGAGACGCGCGCGTACGGTGAGCGGCCGCGGGTCGCGTTCCTCGCGGCGAGTGAGAAGCGATTCGGGGAGCAACCTTCGCCGATCGAGCGCGCGGTGCGCGCCGACGCGTACGCGAGCGATCGGGCGATGCTCGCGGCGGCGATCGCGTACGCGCGGAGCGAGGACCGCGCGGCGCGGCGGGCGGGGCCGCTCCGGCTCGTCTACGTCGGCTCGCTCGGCGAGGAGCGCGTGACGGCGAAGACGCCGCTCGGTCACACAGTGATCGTCCGCGGCCGCATCATGATCGGCCGCGCCGACGGCTGCGCGATCTGCCTGCGCCAAGGCGCGCACTCGGATCAGAACACGACCGCGCGCTGGCACGCCGTGGTCGAGCGCACGGAGCGCGGGACGCTCCTCGTCACCGATCAGCGCAGCACGCAAGGCACATGGGTACGCGACCTCTCGATCCGCGAGCCGACCGAGGTCGCGCCAGGCGAGGAGATCGCGATCGCGTGCGGCCACCGCCTCCGCATCGAAGGTGCGTGA
- a CDS encoding alpha/beta fold hydrolase has protein sequence MSRLKNLASLLTRPRPPVGTTPADVVHRENKWRLLRYRANPNAPRRFDTPILLVPSLINRHYVMDLLPGKSMAEDLVAMGHDVYCIDWGTPGDEDRFVTFDDVCDTYLGRAIRKVAKTSPRGKTHVLGYCLGGTLAVIHAAARPEHVASLLVLAAPVSFADAGPMAVWTRSPQFKVGAIVEGFGNVPWQLMQGAFHMLRPTLNLAKAVGVIDRAANDEFLDGFLAIETWGNDNVSFPGACYERYIEELYRNDALMNGTFTLSATPARMENITCPTMCVVFGADNIVPAHSASVLVDRISSQDKTLLELPGGHVGAVVSKAAKKNLWPKMSAYWAARDADPKPIVVEPEPEPVPVTKASPRSKARAKPAPSTKTPSRRKPRAQSLRG, from the coding sequence ATGAGCCGGCTCAAGAACCTCGCCTCGCTCCTCACGCGCCCGCGCCCGCCGGTCGGCACCACGCCGGCGGACGTGGTGCACCGCGAGAACAAGTGGCGCCTCCTCCGCTACCGCGCGAACCCGAACGCGCCGCGGCGCTTCGACACGCCGATCCTGCTCGTGCCGTCGCTCATCAACCGGCACTACGTCATGGACCTCCTCCCCGGGAAGAGCATGGCGGAGGACCTCGTCGCGATGGGGCACGACGTCTACTGCATCGACTGGGGCACGCCCGGCGACGAGGATCGCTTCGTCACGTTCGACGACGTCTGCGACACGTACCTCGGCCGCGCGATCCGCAAGGTCGCGAAGACCTCGCCGCGCGGGAAGACGCACGTGCTCGGCTACTGCCTCGGCGGCACGCTCGCCGTCATCCACGCCGCCGCGCGCCCGGAGCACGTCGCGTCGCTCCTCGTCCTCGCCGCGCCGGTCTCCTTCGCCGACGCCGGACCGATGGCGGTGTGGACGCGGAGCCCGCAGTTCAAGGTCGGCGCCATCGTCGAGGGCTTCGGCAACGTGCCGTGGCAGCTGATGCAGGGCGCCTTCCACATGCTGCGGCCCACGCTCAACCTCGCGAAGGCGGTCGGCGTCATCGATCGCGCCGCGAACGACGAGTTCCTCGACGGCTTCCTCGCGATCGAGACGTGGGGCAACGACAACGTGTCGTTCCCGGGCGCCTGCTACGAGCGCTACATCGAGGAGCTCTATCGCAACGACGCCCTCATGAACGGCACCTTCACGCTCTCCGCCACGCCGGCGCGGATGGAGAACATCACCTGCCCGACGATGTGCGTCGTCTTCGGCGCCGACAACATCGTCCCCGCCCACTCCGCCTCGGTCCTCGTCGATCGCATCTCGTCGCAAGACAAGACGCTGCTCGAGCTGCCGGGCGGTCACGTCGGCGCGGTCGTGTCGAAGGCCGCGAAGAAGAACCTGTGGCCGAAGATGAGCGCCTACTGGGCCGCGCGCGACGCCGACCCGAAGCCGATCGTCGTCGAGCCGGAGCCCGAGCCCGTCCCCGTGACGAAGGCGTCGCCGAGGTCGAAGGCGCGAGCGAAACCCGCGCCAAGCACGAAGACGCCATCCCGCCGCAAGCCGCGCGCACAGTCGCTGCGCGGCTAG
- a CDS encoding long-chain fatty acid--CoA ligase, whose protein sequence is MVPTGTGEWTKVTFGQFADQIRELALFAGTILKPGDRAAIFAPNRVEWASAALAIQAAAGVMVPVYPASTPEQLSYVVAHSDAKLLFVDTPALLGRVLDAWPNLSAVEKIVLLDDGLDVARVHAKATNPPALEEIQKKLVTIGAARKRGADLHAKDPAAFTTKMHGVSLKQPGVMLYTSGTSGNPKGVPLTHENVGHNGLDWIKVLAPLLELRQTDVLWLPMSHIFGFGEMCIGNTLAWTTYLSDPASCLGQLATLKPQVFFSVPSHWEKLAIQAMHEPTPEARLAKFAAATGGSLKFCLSGGAGLKREVKDFFYSCGVTIIEGYGLTETSPTLTMNRPDAFRFDSVGKPFPSVELKLAEDGEILAKGPNVFGGYHKDPEATKACFTDDGWFMTGDVGRFTDDGFLQIIDRKKDILVTAGGKNVPPANIEMRFRDDPVIAHVVVYGEGKKFLVAGVWLNDAAAPKDEAARVAMVQDKIDAANKSLASYESIKKFAIIDAPLTVESELLTPSLKIRRKKIYERFKDTFEALYEDTRDKGAAPTASA, encoded by the coding sequence ATGGTGCCCACCGGCACGGGCGAGTGGACGAAGGTGACCTTCGGCCAGTTCGCGGATCAGATCCGCGAGCTCGCGCTCTTCGCCGGCACGATCCTGAAGCCCGGCGATCGCGCCGCGATCTTCGCGCCGAACCGCGTCGAGTGGGCGAGCGCCGCGCTCGCGATCCAGGCCGCCGCCGGCGTGATGGTCCCGGTCTACCCCGCGTCGACGCCGGAGCAGCTCTCGTACGTCGTCGCGCACTCGGACGCGAAGCTCCTCTTCGTCGACACGCCCGCGCTCCTCGGCCGCGTCCTCGACGCGTGGCCGAACCTCTCCGCGGTGGAGAAGATCGTGCTCCTCGACGACGGACTCGACGTCGCGCGCGTCCACGCGAAGGCGACGAACCCGCCCGCGCTCGAAGAGATCCAGAAGAAGCTCGTGACGATCGGCGCCGCCCGCAAGCGAGGCGCCGACCTCCACGCCAAGGACCCCGCCGCCTTCACGACCAAGATGCACGGCGTCAGCCTGAAGCAGCCGGGCGTGATGCTCTACACGAGCGGCACCTCCGGCAACCCGAAGGGCGTGCCGCTCACGCACGAGAACGTCGGCCACAACGGGCTCGACTGGATCAAGGTGCTCGCCCCGCTCCTCGAGCTGCGTCAGACCGACGTGCTGTGGCTCCCGATGAGCCACATCTTCGGCTTCGGCGAGATGTGCATCGGCAACACGCTCGCGTGGACGACGTACCTCTCCGATCCCGCGAGCTGCCTCGGCCAGCTCGCGACGCTGAAGCCGCAGGTCTTCTTCAGCGTGCCCTCGCACTGGGAGAAGCTCGCGATCCAGGCGATGCACGAGCCCACCCCCGAGGCGCGCCTCGCGAAGTTCGCGGCGGCGACCGGCGGCAGCCTGAAGTTCTGCCTCTCCGGCGGCGCCGGCCTCAAGCGCGAGGTGAAGGACTTCTTCTACTCGTGCGGCGTCACCATCATCGAGGGCTACGGCCTCACCGAGACCTCCCCCACCCTCACGATGAACCGCCCCGACGCGTTCCGCTTCGACTCGGTCGGCAAGCCGTTCCCGAGCGTCGAGCTGAAGCTCGCGGAGGACGGCGAGATCCTCGCGAAGGGCCCGAACGTGTTCGGCGGTTACCACAAAGACCCCGAAGCGACGAAGGCGTGCTTCACCGACGACGGCTGGTTCATGACCGGCGACGTCGGCCGCTTCACCGACGACGGCTTCCTCCAGATCATCGATCGGAAGAAGGACATCCTCGTCACCGCCGGCGGCAAGAACGTGCCGCCCGCGAACATCGAGATGCGCTTCCGCGACGATCCCGTCATCGCGCACGTCGTCGTCTACGGCGAGGGCAAGAAGTTCCTCGTCGCCGGCGTATGGCTCAACGACGCCGCGGCGCCGAAGGACGAGGCGGCGCGCGTCGCGATGGTGCAGGACAAGATCGACGCCGCGAACAAGTCGCTCGCGAGCTACGAGTCGATCAAAAAATTCGCGATCATCGACGCGCCGCTCACGGTCGAGAGCGAGCTCCTCACGCCGTCGCTCAAGATCCGCCGCAAGAAGATCTACGAGCGCTTCAAGGACACGTTCGAGGCGCTCTACGAAGACACGCGCGACAAGGGCGCGGCCCCCACCGCGAGCGCCTGA
- a CDS encoding TIGR04551 family protein: MTRRRPFWCAAAFVASTLAAPHASATGYQEIGQDYRTRDKTEVNLAGYMRLRTEALHNLDLDRGLTPSGLPIFPVSQADPKAQTLTHADMRFRTDLSLYAPGSMVGVKARIDMLDNIALGSLPDGIPSATTTQRSPADVVRVRRAWGELLLPFGFITAGRMGTHWGLGMVANGGDCLDCDSADAADRIAFLTPLAGHIWGFAYDFSATLPLGARPAQNRTIALEPTTNVRTATFVWMRYHTDEARERRAKAAKSTLDYGAYVTHRWQENDVPSAYLPTATNVDPLLNGGSGIMSRGYTATAFDGWARLTLPFGRVEAEAAFLTATVDQPSLFPGTLFNRPAKSKQVGAALQSDFGTGPFSFGFDAGYASGDPTPGFGVVQRAGNPAPVAGDLDGAQGNPPRDNRVDNFRFHPDYRVDRILFREILGAITDAAYARPHARVQIARARSTQLTAHVAGVASTAIEKNSTPSGKAPLGVEIDPSLVFETHQFLAALDYGVLFPLAGFDNTVANLSAKPAQLIRLRLNYLF; the protein is encoded by the coding sequence GTGACGCGCCGCAGGCCCTTTTGGTGCGCCGCAGCATTCGTTGCGAGCACGCTTGCTGCACCGCACGCAAGCGCGACCGGCTACCAGGAGATCGGCCAGGACTACCGGACGCGCGACAAGACGGAGGTGAACCTCGCCGGCTACATGCGCCTCCGCACCGAGGCGCTGCACAACCTCGATCTCGATCGCGGCCTCACGCCGTCGGGCCTCCCCATCTTCCCCGTCTCGCAGGCCGATCCCAAGGCGCAGACGCTCACGCACGCGGACATGCGGTTCCGCACCGACCTCTCGCTCTACGCGCCGGGATCGATGGTCGGCGTGAAGGCGCGCATCGACATGCTGGACAACATCGCGCTCGGCTCGCTGCCGGACGGCATCCCGTCCGCGACGACGACGCAGCGATCGCCCGCCGACGTCGTCCGCGTGCGCCGCGCGTGGGGCGAGCTGCTCCTCCCGTTCGGGTTCATCACCGCCGGCCGGATGGGCACGCACTGGGGTCTCGGCATGGTCGCGAACGGCGGCGACTGCCTCGACTGCGACAGCGCCGACGCCGCCGACCGCATCGCGTTCCTCACCCCGCTCGCGGGCCACATCTGGGGCTTCGCCTACGACTTCAGCGCGACCCTGCCGCTCGGCGCTCGCCCCGCGCAGAACCGCACGATCGCGCTCGAGCCGACGACGAACGTGCGCACCGCGACGTTCGTGTGGATGCGCTACCACACCGACGAGGCGCGCGAGCGGCGGGCGAAGGCGGCGAAGTCGACGCTCGACTACGGCGCCTACGTCACGCATCGCTGGCAAGAGAACGACGTGCCGTCGGCCTACCTGCCGACGGCCACGAACGTCGACCCGCTCCTCAACGGCGGCTCCGGCATCATGTCGCGCGGCTACACCGCGACCGCCTTCGACGGCTGGGCGCGCCTCACGCTGCCGTTCGGGCGCGTCGAGGCGGAGGCCGCGTTCCTCACCGCCACCGTCGATCAGCCGTCGCTCTTCCCCGGCACGCTCTTCAACCGCCCCGCGAAGAGCAAGCAGGTCGGCGCCGCGCTGCAGAGCGACTTCGGCACCGGCCCGTTCTCCTTCGGCTTCGACGCCGGCTACGCGAGCGGCGACCCCACCCCCGGCTTCGGCGTCGTGCAGCGCGCAGGCAACCCCGCGCCGGTCGCGGGCGATCTCGACGGCGCGCAGGGAAATCCGCCGCGCGACAACCGCGTCGACAACTTCCGCTTCCACCCCGACTACCGCGTCGACCGCATCCTCTTCCGCGAGATCCTCGGCGCGATCACGGACGCGGCCTACGCGCGGCCGCACGCGCGGGTCCAGATCGCGCGCGCGCGCTCGACCCAGCTCACCGCCCACGTCGCCGGGGTCGCGTCGACCGCGATCGAGAAGAACTCCACGCCCTCCGGCAAGGCCCCGCTCGGCGTCGAGATCGATCCGTCGCTCGTCTTCGAGACGCACCAGTTCCTCGCCGCCCTCGACTACGGCGTCCTCTTCCCGCTCGCAGGCTTCGACAACACGGTCGCGAACCTCTCCGCCAAGCCCGCGCAGCTCATCCGCTTGCGCCTCAACTACCTCTTCTGA